A stretch of DNA from Rhodoluna sp. KAS3:
TCTACAGTGCCTGAAGCATTGCGGATTACGTTGAGGAACTTGTCTAGGGATGGAGCAACAGTGCGTTCTTCGATCGATGGATCGAGAATTACCATGAGCTCATACTTATGCATAACTAACCCACCTCCTTTGGACTAGAGCGGTCACGGACTTTCCGTGACAGGAGGGTCTTGCATAGCTGTTGTCAAGAACATGGGACTGAGCCCAATAGACAACCTCTCTAGCCTACCGGCTGTGCCACCACGCAAGCAAGCGTTTTTCTGCTTCTTCTGGGCCAATCGGGCCCTCTTCGAGACGCAGCTCCATCAAGAATTTATAAGCCTCGCCAACTTCGCGGCCTGGGCGGAGGTCCAGAATCGCCATAATCTGTTCACCCGAAAGGTCTGGGCGCAGCGAATTCAGCTCTTCCTGCTCCTGAATGACCGCGATTCGGTGCTCCAAATCATCGTAGGCATGGGCCAACCGGTCGGCCTTGCGCTTGTTTCTGGTGGTCACATCGGCTCGAGTCAGGGCGTGCAGGCGCAGCAGTTGATCGTCAGCGTCGCGCACGTAACGCCGAATTGCCGAGTCGGTCCAGGCTTGGTCGCTGTAGCCAAAGAACCGTAGGTGCAATTCAATTAGCCGAGAAACCGCCTTGATCGAGTCATTATCAAACCGCAGTGCCTTCATGCGCTTGGCAGCAAGCTTGGCCCCGACAACATCGTGGTGATAGAACGAAACCGCGCCACCCGGCTCAAGGCGTTTGGTGGCCGGCTTGCCGCAGTCATGCATCAGGGCGGCAAAGCGCAGGATGAAGTCGCCCTCGAGGTTGTAATCCTTTTCGTAGTCAATCGCCTGCTCCACCACGGTGAGGGTGTGCTCGTAGACATCCTTGTGATGGTGGTGTTCATCAGATTCAAGCTTTAGGGCGGGCAATTCTGGCAAGACCAGGGCCGCCAAACCGCTGTCAACTAGGGCGGTCAGTCCGGCGCGAGGGTTGTCTCCAAGCATCAATTTGGTTAGTTCAACCTGAACCCGCTCGGCCGAAATAATTTCAATCCGCTCGGCCATTGCCGTCATGGCTTCAAAGGTTGCCGGCTCGATTTCAAACCCCAACTGCGATGCAAAGCGGGCACCGCGCATCATGCGAAGCGGGTCATCGCTGAATGAATCTTCAGGCTTGCCAGGGGTGCGGAGGACGCCGTCAATCAGATCTTGGAGCCCCTTGAATGGGTCAACAAACACCTTGTCTGGCAGTCGCAGTGCCATTGAGTTAACGGTGAAATCTCGGCGAAAAAGGTCGTCTTCAAGGCTTTTGCCAAACACAACCTCCGGCTTACGGCTATCGACGTCGTATTTATCAGCGCGGTAGGTGGTGATTTCTACGGTGTCGTCACCCATTCGGGCACCGATGGTTCCAAAAGCGCGCCCAATGTCCCAAAAGGCATCAACGTGTGGCTTGAGAATCGCGATGGTTTCATCGGGGGTGGCCGAAGTAGTGAAATCTAGGTCTGGAGCCTTGCGGCCAAGAAAGGCATCGCGCACCGGGCCGCCCACCAGCGAGATTTCATGGCCGGCATCGGTGAAAATTCGACCGAGTGTGACAAATAGGGGACTATCGGTAGTCCGTTCAAGATTTGCCAAAGCTTCAGCCACAGAGCGCATGCCTTCAATCGTGCCACAGCCTGCCCATTTAGCTTGGCCAAAGGTTTAGAGTTGCTTTATGAATCAACAGAGCGCCGGTCCAAATCGTGGTCGCCGCTTAACGCGAGTTGAAGAAACCTCTTCGGGTGGTTTTGTTTTGGCTGCAGACGGTTCATTGCAGGTAGCCCTGATTGGGCGCCTAAATCGCGGTGGGCGCATTGATTGGTGCGTGCCAAAGGGCCACCCTGAGGGCCAAGAATCCCTCGAAGAAGCAGCGGTTCGTGAGATTGCCGAAGAAACCGGCCTCGAAGTCGAAATCATTGAGGCTTTGGGCTCAATTCGCTACGAATTTGCCGCCGGTCACAAGTTGATCTCCAAGACTGTGCACCACTTTTTGATGCGCCAGATTGGTGGCGAGCTGACCGTTGAGAATGACCCTCAGCACGAGGCCGTAGATGTCAAATGGTTCGCCGTAGACGGATTACAAAAGACTTTGTCCCACGAAAACGAGCGCAGAATTGCGCGTGGGGTTGAAGAGTGGATTGAGAGAAACCTCTAGTGCGGCGGTTTTTGGCGCTGGCATTGGCCGCGGTTTTAGCTATTGGTTCAATTTCGGCATCATCGGCGTCGGTTCCGACCATTTCTCTCGCCAAATCTGACGTTCGTGAAGTCGAGGTAGATGGCGTTTATGTAGTTCGCGGTTCAGACATCAACCTGGTTTCACGTGAATCCAAGGTTCCGATTCGAATCCAAAACGACTTCGATGAAGACGTGCGCGTTCACGTTCACGCTCAACCAAACAACAGCCGCCTGATTGTTCCGGAAGTTGTTGAAATCGTGGTTCCGGCCCAAACCGAAGTTACCGCCCAGGTACCGGTCAAGGCCATTGCCAACGGGGGCGTGGGCCTTCAGGTTTGGCTAACCACGTTTTCTGGCATCCAACTTGGTCGTTCAGTGGTCATAACAATGGAAATCAACGCCGATGTTGAGTCATTTCTATTGATTGGCCTAGGCACCCTGGTGGTTTTGCTCGGAACAGTGGGTGTGATTCGCACCAAACGTAAAAACCGCCTGCGCCACGAGGCCGAGGCCGCCGAGACGTTAGAGGTTCAAGCTTGAGTGTTGCCAGATCCTCGCTTCTCATGGCCAGCGGAACCATCCTTTCGCGCATTCTTGGCTTTGTTCGCGCGGTAATCCTGGCAGCAGCCATTGGTGTTACCACCGACGCCGCCGACGCATTTGGTGTTGCCAACCAGCTGCCAAACAACGTCTACGCAATCATTGTTGGCGGGCTTTTGAACGCTGTTTTGGTGCCTCAAATTGTGAAGGCCCGTTCTAACACCGATGGCGGCAAGGGCTACGTTGACCGCCTACTAACCCTGATAATCACGGTTTTCTTTGCCGTAACCCTCATCACCACCCTGGCGGCTCCGCTTTTGGTCTCGATTTACACCAACGGCTGGACTGATCAGCAACTGGCCCTGGCCACCGCTTTTGCCTACTGGTGCCTGCCTCAGCTGTTCTTCTACGGTTTGTACTCGATTCTGGGTGAAGTGCTCAATGCTCGAAGCACATTCGGGCCATTTATGTGGGCTCCAGTGCTCAACAATCTGGTCTCAATGGCCGGTTTGGTTGCTTTTGTTGTGATTTTCGGCGCCGACCCAACCGGTTCTCGAGCCGTTGAAGACTGGACCTCGTCACAAATTGCCCTGTTGGCCGGCAGTGCCACCGCAGGCGTAGCTGCGCAGGCATTGATTCTCTTCGTTGCCTGGAAAAAGGTTGACCTAAAACTCAGCATCAACTTCAAATGGCGTGGCTTTGGTCTTCGCCCGGCGCTCAAGGCAGCCTCTTGGTCGCTAGGAATGGTGGTGGTCACTCAAATCGGTGGCCTGGTCCAAACCATCGTGGCCTCGGGCGCAGTCAGCGCTCGTGACACCAACCCTGCGGTGGCCTCGGTCGCGGCAGCAGCCATCGCGTGGTTGATTTTCATGGTTCCGCACTCTGTGGGCACTGTATCGATCGCCACCGTCTACTTCACCAAGATGGCCAATCACGTGCAGGATGGCAAAATCCACCTGCTGAAAGCCGATCTTGCCGCTGGTTTGCGCACCATTTCGGTAATTTCAGTCTTTTCGACCGTCGCCCTAATCGTGCTGGCCTACCCAATTTCACGCATTTTTGTCGGTGAATTGCCGGCCACCATTGCGCTGGGCAATGTTTTGATTGCCCTGATGTTTGGTTTGGTGC
This window harbors:
- a CDS encoding CCA tRNA nucleotidyltransferase, whose product is MRSVAEALANLERTTDSPLFVTLGRIFTDAGHEISLVGGPVRDAFLGRKAPDLDFTTSATPDETIAILKPHVDAFWDIGRAFGTIGARMGDDTVEITTYRADKYDVDSRKPEVVFGKSLEDDLFRRDFTVNSMALRLPDKVFVDPFKGLQDLIDGVLRTPGKPEDSFSDDPLRMMRGARFASQLGFEIEPATFEAMTAMAERIEIISAERVQVELTKLMLGDNPRAGLTALVDSGLAALVLPELPALKLESDEHHHHKDVYEHTLTVVEQAIDYEKDYNLEGDFILRFAALMHDCGKPATKRLEPGGAVSFYHHDVVGAKLAAKRMKALRFDNDSIKAVSRLIELHLRFFGYSDQAWTDSAIRRYVRDADDQLLRLHALTRADVTTRNKRKADRLAHAYDDLEHRIAVIQEQEELNSLRPDLSGEQIMAILDLRPGREVGEAYKFLMELRLEEGPIGPEEAEKRLLAWWHSR
- a CDS encoding NUDIX hydrolase codes for the protein MNQQSAGPNRGRRLTRVEETSSGGFVLAADGSLQVALIGRLNRGGRIDWCVPKGHPEGQESLEEAAVREIAEETGLEVEIIEALGSIRYEFAAGHKLISKTVHHFLMRQIGGELTVENDPQHEAVDVKWFAVDGLQKTLSHENERRIARGVEEWIERNL
- a CDS encoding DUF6049 family protein, with product MRRFLALALAAVLAIGSISASSASVPTISLAKSDVREVEVDGVYVVRGSDINLVSRESKVPIRIQNDFDEDVRVHVHAQPNNSRLIVPEVVEIVVPAQTEVTAQVPVKAIANGGVGLQVWLTTFSGIQLGRSVVITMEINADVESFLLIGLGTLVVLLGTVGVIRTKRKNRLRHEAEAAETLEVQA
- the murJ gene encoding murein biosynthesis integral membrane protein MurJ, producing MSVARSSLLMASGTILSRILGFVRAVILAAAIGVTTDAADAFGVANQLPNNVYAIIVGGLLNAVLVPQIVKARSNTDGGKGYVDRLLTLIITVFFAVTLITTLAAPLLVSIYTNGWTDQQLALATAFAYWCLPQLFFYGLYSILGEVLNARSTFGPFMWAPVLNNLVSMAGLVAFVVIFGADPTGSRAVEDWTSSQIALLAGSATAGVAAQALILFVAWKKVDLKLSINFKWRGFGLRPALKAASWSLGMVVVTQIGGLVQTIVASGAVSARDTNPAVASVAAAAIAWLIFMVPHSVGTVSIATVYFTKMANHVQDGKIHLLKADLAAGLRTISVISVFSTVALIVLAYPISRIFVGELPATIALGNVLIALMFGLVPFSFVYMMQRAFYALEDTRTPFGFTLVQITIHVAGSLTMAVTVPAEWLVVGLSALTSVTILIQAVIAYVLLSRRIGKLSEHKIAVSSIQFVTAGVVAGLGGWATLQALGGISAQSFVVQTVLSSVLSCLIAGFVMLAIYVLTLRFLKVPEIDTAVAGIKGIVRR